The Anopheles marshallii chromosome X, idAnoMarsDA_429_01, whole genome shotgun sequence genome includes a window with the following:
- the LOC128708084 gene encoding mitochondrial ornithine transporter 1 — MHSKGETSSLKTGMIDFVAGCLGGVALVYVSQPMDTVKVKMQTFPGLYKGFVNCTVQTFKRDGIVRGLYAGTLPAVVANVAENSVLFAAYGACQQVVGSAMHKPSVAELSTLENATAGFLAAFFSSFTLCPTELIKCKLQALRETAGNDGKRRPTISSYALASQILRTEGIPGMFRGLTSTFAREMPGYFFFFGGYEATREFFTRPGQTKDDIGALRTMVAGAVGGVALWTVIFPADVIKSRIQVYSMRASMTQVGLDIFRKEGVLAFYNGLLPTIVRTIPATAVLFVVYEYTKKTLTKLLE, encoded by the exons ATGCACAGCAAAGGAGAAACTAGTAGTTTGAAAACCGGCATGATTGATTTCGTGGCCGGATGTTTAG GAGGTGTCGCGCTCGTATACGTCAGCCAGCCGATGGATACGGTGAAGGTGAAGATGCAAACATTCCCCGGGTTGTACAAGGGGTTCGTCAACTGTACGGTGCAAACATTCAAGCGGGACGGTATCGTGCGAGGCCTGTACGCCGGCACGCTCCCGGCGGTGGTAGCAAATGTGGCAGAAAACTCAGTATTATTTGCTGCGTACGGTGCCTGCCAGCAGGTCGTCGGTAGCGCAATGCACAAACCGTCCGTGGCGGAATTGTCCACGCTGGAGAATGCCACCGCCGGCTTTCTGGCCGCGTTCTTCTCCTCCTTCACGCTCTGCCCGACCGAGCTGATCAAGTGCAAGCTGCAGGCGTTGCGCGAAACGGCCGGCAATGATGGGAAGCGTCGACCGACTATATCGTCGTACGCACTCGCGAGCCAGATTCTGCGCACGGAAGGGATCCCGGGCATGTTCCGTGGGTTAACGTCGACGTTTGCACGCGAAATGCCCGGttacttctttttctttggtgGGTATGAGGCGACGCGGGAGTTCTTTACCCGCCCGGGACAGACGAAGGACGATATTGGGGCGCTGCGAACGATGGTGGCTGGTGCGGTCGGTGGTGTGGCCCTGTGGACCGTTATCTTCCCTGCGGATGTCATCAAGAGCCGGATCCAGGTGTACAGTATGCGGGCAAGCATGACCCAGGTCGGGCTGGACATTTTCCGCAAGGAGGGTGTGCTGGCTTTCTACAACGGACTGCTGCCCACGATCGTGCGAACCATTCCTGCCACGGCGGTACTGTTCGTGGTGTACGAGTATACAAAGAAAACGTTAACGAAGCTGTTAGAGTAG
- the LOC128719539 gene encoding uncharacterized protein LOC128719539 — protein MFKPSRCLSSIVRRTITQTCYKRVHLTGNAAVKKFIDSENDYASAVLRNVVLKRSLEIPTVVPEIPEDMDNILQIHRDWCAGEPEKVLLLLKHIVASVRRTCDETSPLEDVRFTEFITTFVKLVPTFTDTQLSQALETLACLEEIKTIYEPNYLLLWTTLDSECLERVALWNTEQLLHFADQWYPLRLVKQGKFVYKAIWKISNRLRKLPPEQLLKTVFYINLTRVPVENMMDIETNFQQNFDAFTIDNIAVLCMGFFKTETPIRNSELLEKIYYKLTADLPTVHDIALTAILKLLRYSSRIPNVASMQKLLDALVPEIPRLSLLACLHVALLGSDIHICHRGTLELIVDKFVDNMDNLRLKDAERIAFVLAHGNISLTDNREMKLLRAILADVPNRVREIVQYPKCYVSLLHFLSLRNIYDPVCISGAFDRRFLQLAYSKNIGGAGREAVSLDAFIAINLANGGVYSGNRFPEPAFRLVCKLTQDYLPNPKYKLTKSDRMLLDIQATFTTLWKVPCQIMHLLPHYQRPDILFCFDERTRKVVALGERDGEACVPNTHDILKRENVLGERSCDNSLRLVAIVVGSWNCYVRNDRRRTGGYAMKLDQLKRLNYETIEIPWYEWPVYSRDDMRKYLEGKLSPFLSAGTVKKRKTEIMK, from the exons ATGTTTAAACCATCGCGATGTCTTTCCTCAATAGTTCGCCGAACAATCACGCAAACTTGCTACAAGCGAGTGCATCTTACTGGGAATGCCGCTGTAAAGAAGTTTATTGACTCCGAAAATGATTACGCAAGTGCTGTTTTACGGAATGTTGTACTCAAGCGGAGCTTGGAGATACCGACCGTGGTGCCCGAAATACCCGAAGATATGGACAACATACTGCAAATACACCGCGACTGGTGTGCTGGTGAGCCGGAAAAGGTATTACTGCTTTTGAAGCACATCGTTGCTTCGGTTCGACGCACGTGCGATGAGACATCACCGCTGGAAGATGTGCGATTTACCGAATTCATCACAACATTCGTGAAGCTCGTGCCAACCTTTACCGACACACAGCTGTCCCAAGCACTGGAAACGCTAGCCTGCCTGGAGGAGATCAAAACCATTTACGAACCCAACTATCTCCTTCTCTGGACCACGCTGGACAGTGAATGTTTAGAGCGTGTCGCACTCTGGAACACGGAGCAGTTACTGCACTTCGCCGACCAATGGTATCCGCTCCGGTTGGTCAAGCAGGGCAAGTTCGTCTACAAAGCAATCTGGAAGATAAGCAATAGACTCCGGAAACTTCCACCCGAACAGTTGCTGAAGACCGTGTTCTACATAAATCTAACGCGCGTCCCGGTGGAAAACATGATGGACATCGAGACGAACTTCCAGCAAAACTTTGACGCGTTCACGATCGATAACATCGCGGTGTTGTGCATGGGGTTCTTTAAAACCGAAACTCCGATCCGGAACAGTGAGTTGCTGGAGAAAATTTACTACAAACTAACAGCGGATCTGCCCACGGTGCACGACATTGCACTGACGGCAATTTTGAAGCTGTTGCGATACTCGTCCCGCATACCGAACGTTGCGTCGATGCAGAAACTGCTAGATGCGCTTGTACCGGAGATACCGAGACTTTCGCTGCTGGCTTGTCTACATGTGGCCCTGCTTGGAAGCGACATTCACATCTGCCATCGGGGTACGCTGGAGTTGATAGTGGACAAGTTTGTCGACAACATGGACAATCTGCGGCTGAAGGATGCGGAGAGGATTGCGTTCGTGCTAGCGCACGGTAATATTTCTCTAACGGACAACCGCGAAATGAAGTTGCTGAGAGCCATTCTAGCGGACGTACCGAACCGTGTGAGGGAAATTGTACAGTACCCGAAATGTTACGTATCGCTGTTACATTTCCTTTCGCTGCGCAACATCTACGATCCGGTGTGCATTTCTGGGGCATTCGATCGAAGGTTCCTGCAGTTAGCGTACAGCAAAAATATTGGAGGTGCTGGTCGGGAAGCTGTTTCCCTGGATGCATTTATCGCTATTAATCTAGCCAACGGGGGAGTTTACAGTGGGAATCGTTTTCCGGAACCGGCGTTCCGGTTGGTGTGTAAGCTTACACAAGACTACCTGCCAAATCCAAAGTACAAACTGACCAAATCTGATCGTATGCTGTTGGATATTCAAGCAACCTTTACTACACTCTGGAAGGTGCCGTGCCAGATAATGCATCTGTTGCCCCATTATCAGCGACCCGATATATTGTTCTGCTTCGATGAACGCACCCGGAAAGTTGTAGCACTAGGTGAacgagacggcgaggcgtGTGTGCCCAATACGCACGACATTTTGAAGCGGGAGAACGTCTTAGGTGAGCGTAGTTGTGATAATAGTTTGCGGCTTGTTGCAATCGTTGTTGGATCGTGGAACTGTTACGTACGCAACGATCGGCGCCGTACTGGAGGGTATGCGATGAAGCTGGACCAATTAAAAAGACTTAATTATGAAACGATTGAG ATACCTTGGTACGAGTGGCCGGTCTATTCGCGGGACGATATGCGAAAGTATCTCGAGGGTAAACTGTCACCGTTTCTCAGCGCAGGGACGGTAAAAAAACGTAAGACGGagataatgaaataa
- the LOC128718127 gene encoding uncharacterized protein LOC128718127, which produces MPKILDSDIDSPIANLIKRSGTATTTTNNSSSSSSKQSAHYSNDTTSEKSDGPFEGLVGRHHIVSGGGGNSNSSSSFFSSAYDAKDGSNEGGSSFGSGGAAMAVASGLGVVGPALTQPQPPPPPPQQGQSAFFQSTVGHHQQQQHHRGHRSDGADGGKGTGNAPATAPEARVKKYRHQQFSKNIYIGTKNAEKWDTLRNVLLFKNDVEFVSFLLKLAESNCWKKDPPLLNGFHGETLPAKAQGAASKGVRTKSGARGKQPLPEPLREEQQQLEQQPQLHSSSISFGGTKAPGSMGKKTKKVQFNKNVNIIHKLDNRRSGKMVSFSEKALSDEPSDLPHHDEDSTAVPEEDDGGGGGGGGEEDDDEEEEEDMEEEDEDEEEEEEEEEEEEGDDKEAMAGKGDEEAPDGDPVRKGDGFLGDAKEQESNVASHDAYLLDDLVKKTMRKTHPPPANQPQQSNEVQQDSISSTMGSVSEDSLNTETEVLDYRIAEKIKTELEEKQKLERKSHTAEELPTTSNFFDQCEFESAPVDEKPTVPAHVKKGPVLDRSRTGPALEGAAYGGGPRKRGRRANAADSGNVDLHIEYEEQEYRPLPGTRGTDAGPHEKASFASQAKQLQLQHAPAGQRKAKGAGTTKNKVCTGCSIKHGADLCPLNTPLRAISNKIELNQWLEQNEDLIKKHKLFLKPPGSGEDLDDDMDDQYEDEDEDEDDDVDDEDDDGGEGSRANGKLELNPSFSEVSVPPEFELRLCPQSGASNAISSTTQHEAVQQQEQHNTAKQHQLQDLQPPAPEHQDQDSMMESKGSLPPPPPPSSSSSSSFAGTMGADRGESAPKSRTAGGHGLSIYTTTFVAKYTKIGPLTGQIVRETEIQDDCTMRHMFETFDGAKSTYTSTENKHFSNWLRYIRPARNREQKNCVLQVHDGGIHFVTSRDLEPGTELLYWSNDSNSAWGKKKMEKTNCGGCNLKFDHPFYYRTHCSVFHDPGFSLTIRKYHCKVCGAAVLGKENIMKHAEKLHDGKGAYQCQFCQKFFLRLNYLEMHRTYGCSANPQRTRPLCDFCGRKFCQPQKLKVHIKRMHSDMADVLRDFQCKLCSKLLGSRAALQRHSKEVHSRNSAVVSCPRCQKLFQNRSNLKIHMLTHSGVRPFKCAENECTAAFTTKQCLQFHYKKVHGYTQEQMPKIERSVAYTFDAYSGGLNDGIIDEVQRRQRHKSSASEEGGYPTEKVERKKRSRHLNHFDETSLQQQQHQSQLQQPAELAPRLPQDSGDPTKVAPQQHLPQQSPQQLDYPNTPPAPPRLSTHPSTAPQHQLVDVLQKDAELHQQKLLRQQQLSVQQAEEQQDTGDQATGGQLQQHQHELHTDPQHPALDEQVMAKADQEEQTLHHHHHHHQQLSRLPSPFSNNLLKTKNILESFNDLCRNESNLSLLSTKITSILNNNLKDIAKVAAIGTATGSNGGNAEDIRKSMIEQQGLDEGRGDRLEDMQHLVHPLPDDQSKANSLNVSQLHRLNISSQLDAGTAAAMQYKTGSDDDMKGVNEVDGSFVDMASLASNLKYKEYINGGGNAGLVISKGSKKWISDADQLPGGDGQQGEPGVMLSAVTGRDFLTKLIMNGNVNTPPPNVADDEEEDDDNSTILDVVDSNNQNQQSSHAQIQQYTSNFTGLNLPDLPSFQSHAFQGHFNHQTLLGSFYNNTGASAGRNTINTIPTSASMLVEAALNSVSNIITEAEISTNSNQNQGLNINHIDPGGGTDAAPANVPANAFSASSIDESVDDMKLLKSHHFSMQLNSISQYTAQSANDASLLAMRGAGGAAASRPKSREKIAIYEESEMLNYEGQHLSQQLQGTPHKLTSSVDSVRSALSPEPTGDFGYAATPSTSSRQHIVGGSPVRSSSRQIYAEHDLISPASTPSLPRYDFGPTDSNYSGARRQDAKTISSLTLESFESNLKDAHHMQQLSSDEDNSIVIAENLSVNAVPTDEKLKLSSAAAAAGAANSGSSAGSSAAEFIQHQKYGEAGRTIGGANLPATADMRIKYGNDELVDFQRNSIGDSSDFQGLDMSSRSSVSAYHHSNFQLSTQASGNLHFNRYHHHIYDILSEREQQQQQPQQQQQQQQQQQQQSQQHHHQQQQQQQQQQQQQGQQHHQHQHQHHHHQHQTQQQQQQQQQQQQQQQQQQQQQQSQQHTQQQQQQESFQLEQTQLQHLVQEHVQSQDSDADQSVTVDLSRSSSYLVQSPPTPAISYSSHHHPDMIRMVSLDLSSNTGTHHPVNNGSHHAVRHASFISSQIQPADHHRLLAGDQLAAGNHRLLVSDPATHLIFEQNNRLLSDATGQPAPPPPPPPRHVVSPTRGFGAYHHHHHHHHHHQVSSTNYHHSMKQNIASPPINQHSSSAAAYHPFPTYY; this is translated from the exons ATGCCCAAAATTCTGGACAGTGACATCGACTCACCAATTGCGAATCTGATCAAGCGCAGCGGCACGGCGACCACCAcgaccaacaacagcagcagcagctcgagCAAGCAGAGCGCCCACTATTCGAACGACACCACCAGCGAAAAGTCGGACGGGCCGTTCGAAGGGCTCGTTGGCCGCCATCACATCGTTAGCGGCGGTGGCGGCAACTCGAACTCGTCCTCGTCCTTCTTTTCGTCCGCGTACGACGCGAAGGATGGTTCGAACGAGGGCGGCAGCAGCTTCGGCAGTGGCGGCGCGGCAATGGCCGTAGCGAGCGGGTTGGGGGTGGTGGGACCGGCGCTGACGCAACCGCAACCGCCACCGCCCCCACCGCAGCAGGGCCAGAGTGCGTTCTTTCAATCAACCGTcggccaccaccagcagcagcagcaccaccggGGACACCGGTCGGATGGGGCGGACGGTGGCAAGGGTACCGGCAACGCCCCTGCCACCGCCCCGGAGGCACGAGTCAAGAAGTATCGCCATCAGCAGTTCAGCAAGAACATCTACATCGGCACGAAGAACGCGGAGAAGTGGGACACACTGCGGAACGTGCTGCTGTTCAAGAACGATGTGGAGTTCGTTTCGTTCCTGCTGAAGCTGGCTGAGAGCAACTGCTGGAAGAAGGACCCCCCACTGCTCAATGG ATTCCACGGCGAAACGTTACCGGCGAAGGCGCAGGGAGCTGCCAGCAAGGGCGTCCGGACGAAATCAGGTGCCCGCGGCAAGCAACCACTTCCCGAGCCGCTGCGCGAGGAGCAGCAACAGCTGGAACAGCAGCCGCAGCTGCACTCATCATCAATCAGCTTCGGCGGCACAAAAGCGCCCGGCAGCATGGGGAAGAAAACCAAGAAAGTACAATTTAACAAGAATGTAAATATAATCCATAAGCTCGATAATCGCCGAAGCGGTAAGATGGTATCCTTCAGCGAAAAAGCATTGTCGGACGAGCCTTCGGATCTGCCGCACCACGACGAAGATTCTACGGCCGTACCTGAGGAGGAtgacggtggcggtggtggtggtggtggcgaggaagacgacgacgaggaggaggaggaagacatggaggaggaggatgaggatgaggaggaggaggaagaggaggaggaagaggaggagggaGATGATAAGGAGGCGATGGCCGGCAAGGGGGACGAGGAGGCGCCCGACGGCGATCCGGTGCGCAAGGGCGACGGCTTTCTCGGCGACGCAAAAGAGCAGGAGTCGAACGTTGCCAGTCACGATGCGTACCTGCTGGACGATCTGGTGAAGAAGACGATGCGCAAAACGCACCCGCCGCCGGCGAATCAACCCCAGCAGAGCAACGAGGTGCAGCAGGACTCGATCAGCAGCACGATGGGATCGGTTTCAGAGGATTCGCTCAACACGGAGACGGAGGTGCTGGACTATCGCATCGCCGAGAAGATCAAGACCGAGCTGGAGGAGAAGCAGAAGCTGGAGCGCAAGTCGCACACCGCGGAGGAGCTTCCGACGACGTCGAACTTTTTCGACCAGTGCGAGTTCGAGTCGGCGCCGGTCGACGAGAAGCCGACCGTGCCGGCGCACGTGAAGAAGGGACCGGTTTTGGACCGGTCGCGAACGGGCCCGGCACTGGAAGGGGCGGCGTACGGTGGTGGACCGCGGAAGCGGGGCCGCCGGGCCAATGCGGCAGACTCGGGCAACGTGGATCTGCACATCGAGTACGAGGAGCAGGAGTACCGGCCGCTACCGGGTACGCGAGGCACCGACGCCGGACCGCACGAGAAGGCCAGCTTCGCCAGCCAAGCGAAGCAGCTGCAGCTCCAGCATGCCCCAGCCGGGCAGCGGAAGGCGAAGGGTGCGGGCACCACCAAGAACAAGGTGTGCACCGGGTGTAGCATCAAGCACGGCGCTGACCTCTGCCCGCTCAACACACCGCTGCGGGCGATCAGCAACAAAATCGAGCTTAACCAGTGGCTGGAGCAGAACGAGGACTTGATAAAGAAGCACAAGCTGTTCCTCAAGCCGCCCGGCAGCGGGGAGGACCTGGACGACGATATGGACGACCAGTACGAGGACGAGGACGAGGACGAGGACGACGATGTGGACGACGAAGATGACGACGGTGGGGAGGGCAGTCGGGCGAACGGGAAGCTGGAGCTGAATCCCTCCTTCTCCGAGGTGTCCGTGCCGCCGGAGTTCGAGCTGCGGCTGTGTCCACAGTCGGGCGCGAGCAACGCCATCAGCAGCACAACGCAGCACGAAGcggtgcagcagcaggagcaacaCAACACCGCCAAGCAGCACCAGCTGCAGGATCTGCAACCGCCCGCCCCAGAGCACCAGGACCAGGACTCGATGATGGAGTCGAAGGGTTCCTTACCGCCGCCCCCGCCACcatcctcctcctcgtcgtccAGCTTTGCCGGCACGATGGGGGCGGACAGGGGCGAGTCGGCGCCGAAAAGCCGCACCGCCGGCGGTCATGGGTTGAGCATCTACACGACCACGTTCGTTGCGAAGTATACGAAGATCGGCCCACTGACGGGGCAGATAGTGCGCGAGACGGAAATCCAGGACGACTGCACGATGCGCCACATGTTCGAGACGTTCGACGGTGCGAAGTCGACGTACACGAGCACGGAGAACAAGCACTTCTCCAACTGGTTGCGCTACATCCGGCCGGCGCGGAACAGGGAGCAGAAGAACTGCGTGCTGCAGGTGCATGACGGCGGCATCCACTTCGTGACGAGCCGGGACCTGGAACCGGGCACGGAGCTGCTGTACTGGAGCAACGACAGCAACTCCGCCTGGGGCAAGAAGAAGATGGAAAAGACGA ACTGTGGCGGCTGCAACCTCAAGTTCGACCATCCGTTCTACTACCGGACGCACTGCTCGGTGTTTCACGATCCCGGGTTTAGCCTCACGATCCGCAAGTACCACTGCAAGGTGTGCGGTGCGGCCGTGCTCGGCAAGGAGAACATCATGAAGCACGCCGAAAAGCTGCACGACGGCAAGGGTGCATATCAGTGTCAATTCTGTCAAAAG TTCTTCCTGCGGCTCAACTACCTGGAGATGCACCGGACGTACGGCTGCAGTGCCAACCCGCAGCGCACGCGGCCGCTGTGCGACTTCTGCGGCCGGAAGTTCTGCCAGCCGCAGAAGCTGAAGGTTCACATCAAGCGGATGCACAGCGATATGGCGGACGTGCTGCGGGACTTCCAGTGCAAGCTCTGCTCGAAGCTGCTCGGGTCGCGGGCCGCCTTGCAGCGACACTCGAAGGAGGTGCACAGCCGCAACTCGGCCGTGGTGAGCTGCCCGCGCTGCCAGAAGCTGTTCCAGAACCGCTCGAACCTGAAGATCCACATGCTCACGCACTCCGGCGTGCGGCCTTTCAA GTGCGCGGAGAACGAGTGTACGGCTGCCTTTACCACCAAACAGTGTCTGCAGTTTCACTACAAGAAGGTGCACGGGTACACGCAGGAGCAGATGCCGAAGATCGAGCGCAGCGTGGCGTACACGTTCGACGCCTACTCCGGCGGCTTGAATGACGGTATCATCG ATGAGGTGCAGCGTCGTCAGCGACACAAGTCGTCCGCTTCGGAGGAGGGCGGATACCCGACGGAGAAGGTGGAAAGGAAGAAGCGCTCCCGGCATCTCAACCACTTCGACGAGACGTccctgcagcagcagcagcaccagtcGCAGCTGCAGCAACCAGCGGAGCTCGCGCCGCGTCTCCCGCAGGACTCGGGCGACCCGACCAAGGTTGCGCCGCAGCAACACCTGCCCCAACAATCACCCCAACAGCTGGACTACCCCAACACACCGCCCGCGCCCCCGCGCCTCTCAACGCATCCATCAACCGCGCCGCAGCACCAGCTGGTCGACGTGCTGCAGAAGGACGCAGAGCTGCACCAGCAAAAGTTGCtgcggcaacagcagctgtCCGTGCAGCAGGCGGAGGAGCAGCAGGACACCGGGGACCAGGCGACCGGCGgccagctgcagcagcaccagcacgagCTGCACACCGACCCGCAGCACCCGGCGCTGGACGAGCAGGTGATGGCGAAGGCGGACCAGGAGGAGCAGACgctgcaccatcaccaccaccaccaccagcagctgTCCCGCCTGCCGTCCCCGTTCTCGAACAACCTGCTGAAGACGAAAAACATTCTCGAATCGTTCAACGATCTCTGCCGCAACGAGAGCAACTTGTCGCTGCTCTCCACCAAGATCACCTCCATACTGAACAACAACCTGAAGGACATCGCGAAGGTGGCCGCCATCGGCACGGCGACCGGCAGCAACGGGGGCAACGCGGAGGACATACGGAAGAGCATGATCGAGCAGCAGGGTTTGGACGAGGGCCGCGGCGATCGGCTGGAGGACATGCAGCACCTCGTCCACCCGCTGCCGGACGACCAGTCGAAGGCGAACAGCCTGAACGTCAGCCAGCTGCACCGTCTGAACATATCAAGCCAGCTGGACGCCGGCACGGCGGCCGCCATGCAGTACAAGACCGGCAGCGATGACGACATGAAGGGCGTCAACGAGGTGGACGGCAGCTTCGTCGACATGGCGTCGCTGGCGAGCAACTTGAAGTACAAGGAGTACATCAACGGGGGCGGGAACGCCGGGCTGGTAATCAGCAAGGGCAGCAAGAAGTGGATCAGCGATGCGGACCAGCTCCCGGGCGGTGACGGGCAGCAGGGCGAACCGGGCGTGATGCTGAGCGCGGTAACGGGGCGCGACTTCCTCACCAAGCTGATCATGAACGGGAACGTGAACACGCCGCCACCGAACGTGGCggacgacgaggaggaggacgacGACAACTCGACCATCCTGGACGTGGTGGATTCGAACAACCAGAACCAGCAGAGCTCCCACGCGCAGATCCAGCAGTACACGTCGAACTTCACCGGCCTGAACCTGCCGGATCTGCCGTCGTTCCAGAGCCACGCGTTCCAGGGTCACTTCAACCACCAGACGCTGCTGGGGTCGTTCTACAACAACACCGGCGCCAGTGCGGGGCGCAACACGATCAACACGATACCGACGTCCGCCAGCATGCTGGTCGAGGCGGCACTCAACTCGgtcagcaacatcatcacggAGGCGGAGATCAGCACGAACAGCAACCAGAACCAGGGCCTAAACATCAACCACATCGATCCGGGCGGCGGGACGGACGCGGCCCCCGCCAACGTCCCGGCGAACGCGTTCAGCGCGAGCAGCATCGACGAGTCGGTCGACGACATGAAGCTGCTGAAGTCGCACCACTTCTCGATGCAGCTCAACTCGATATCGCAGTACACCGCGCAGTCCGCGAACGACGCGAGCCTGCTGGCGATGCGCGGTGCGGGCGGTGCGGCCGCCAGCCGGCCGAAGTCGCGCGAAAAGATCGCCATCTACGAGGAGAGCGAGATGCTCAACTACGAGGGCCAGCACCTGAGCCAGCAGCTGCAGGGCACGCCGCACAAGCTAACCTCCAGCGTGGACTCGGTGCGCAGCGCGCTGTCGCCGGAGCCAACCGGCGACTTCGGCTACGCGGCCACCCCGAGCACCTCCAGCCGgcagcacatcgtcggcgGTTCGCCGGTGCGGTCCAGCTCGCGGCAGATCTACGCCGAGCACGATCTGATATCGCCCGCGTCGACGCCGTCGTTGCCGCGGTACGACTTCGGGCCGACGGACAGCAACTACAGCGGGGCGCGGCGCCAGGACGCGAAAACGATCAGCTCGCTCACGCTGGAGAGCTTCGAGTCGAACCTCAAGGACGCGCACCACATGCAGCAGCTGTCCAGCGACGAGGACAACAGCATCGTCATCGCCGAGAACCTCTCGGTGAACGCGGTGCCGACGGACGAGAAGCTGAAGCTGTCGAgtgcggcggcggcggcgggtGCGGCGAACAGTGGGTCGAGCGCGGGCAGCAGCGCGGCCGAGTTCATCCAGCACCAGAAGTACGGCGAGGCGGGACGCACGATCGGTGGGGCCAACCTGCCCGCGACCGCCGACATGCGCATCAAGTACGGCAATGACGAGCTGGTGGACTTCCAGCGCAACAGCATCGGCGACTCCTCCGACTTCCAGGGGTTGGATATGTCCTCGCGGTCGTCCGTATCCGCATATCACCATTCAAACTTCCAGCTGTCAACGCAGGCGAGCGGTAATCTGCACTTCAACCGCTACCACCATCACATTTATGACATTCTCAGCGAGCgcgagcagcaacagcaacaaccccagcaacagcagcagcaacaacagcagcagcagcaacaatcccagcaacatcatcatcagcagcagcagcagcagcaacaacaacaacaacaacaggggcaacaacaccatcaacatcaacatcagcatcatcaccatcaacatcagacgcagcagcaacagcagcagcaacaacaacagcaacaacaacagcaacaacagcagcaacaacaacaatcgcaacaacacacgcaacagcagcagcagcaggaatcGTTCCAGCTGGAGCAAACGCAGCTGCAGCATCTCGTGCAGGAGCACGTGCAGAGCCAAGACTCGGATGCGGACCAATCGGTGACGGTGGACCTCAGCCGAAGCTCCAGCTACCTGGTGCAGTCGCCACCGACACCCGCCATCTCGTACAGCAGCCACCACCATCCGGACATGATACGGATGGTGTCGCTCGATCTCAGCTCCAACACCGGCACGCACCATCCGGTGAACAACGGTTCGCACCACGCGGTCCGCCACGCGTCCTTCATCTCCTCCCAGATACAGCCCGCCGACCATCACCGTTTGCTCGCCGGCGACCAGCTGGCCGCTGGCAACCATCGGCTGCTGGTGAGCGACCCGGCCACCCACCTGATCTTCGAGCAGAACAACCGGCTGCTGTCGGATGCGACCGGTCAACCGGCgccgccgccaccgccaccgccccGCCATGTCGTGTCGCCGACGCGCGGGTTCGGTGcgtaccatcaccatcaccaccatcaccatcaccaccaggtCAGCTCGACCAACTACCACCATTCgatgaagcaaaacattgcCTCGCCACCCATCAACCAGCACAGCTCCTCGGCTGCCGCCTACCACCCATTCCCCACCTACTACTAA